The genomic interval CCTCGACTAAACGATGTAATAACTCTTCATTCAAATCCTCAAATGTCAGAATGCTCTTAACAACACTAAATAGCTTCTGCAATTGTTTACTATCCACCGTTTCTTCATTACAGTCGTTTTTCAAACTTAATATCCCTACATAATAAGTTGTTTGGAATTGCGTCATAACGTGTCATTGAATAGCCCGTATAGGTGTTCTATGTCTCTATTAAATGCTTTTTGCACTAGAGCCTCTGCTATCTCAGCAATGAAAATGTATCGCAGCCATTTGTATTGCTCTTTAACTCTCGAATTCCACTGAAAAAACACTCAATGGGGGCGAATGATAAATGGATCAATGATTTTATTAAATCTTATTTTTACTTACATCAGATTTTGACCAAACCGCCCACCCAAGTCCAATGTAGAAAAGACCCCAGACGACTGCAATATAATCCCCTGTGAACGGTATAAAAGACAGGATGACAAAAAGAATCATCAAAACCCCAGCCCAACTTGGCAACATCTTAGCTCGTAGTGTAACAAAACCTAATATAATATAACCCAAGCTTATACCAATCAGCATAACTAGTCGGATAGGCATAATAGGGCCTGGTAAGTCTTGCTCTAATATTTGTGGTTGCATCAAGGCAGTGTTAACAAAAAGGGAAATTAACACCATACTGCAGACAATTATATTCCCTAAAGAAGTGATAATAAATCCGATAAAGCCTAGTATACCGGTTTTCTCCGCTTGATAAAGGTAAATTCCGACTGTACCGAGGATTATAAAAATGGATCCTGTTACTCCGCCAATGAGAAGAGCAACTATATTATCCACTCCCCACGCTAACTCTATTGGGGTCATCAACGCCCTACATACCCCACCCAATACAGCACACAACCCCAGCCAACGAATTACATTAGATATCAACATGCTGTTTCACCCCCGGAGAAAATTTCCTTATAAGTTTATTCATCTAATGAAAGAATATTCAGAAAACTAAATTCATTCGGATTATATAACAATAACCTTCTATTTCTATAATTTAAATTATAGAAATAGAAGGTATTTTTCAGGTGTTTAAACAACTTCTTGTTTCTCCTAACTCAAGCAAATAATTTTCGTTTTCGACCCTCTGCAGAGTTTTATTCCCCTTTGTCTTATTGGTTCTAGTGCAAATATGACTTGTTAGACACATAGAATCTCGATATCCTTTTCATCTGTGAATGATAATGCTGCTCCAAATAATTTACGTATGAATTCAATCTCGCTTTGGACAGACTTCACCCCTTGTTGAAGTTGTCCTTTTTTCAGCATATGCATGTTGTTCCTTACTCGAAAAAGAAAAAAGTATTACTTATGCTCCGACAAATAACGCCGCTTGAGAAATTGCGATGAAAAATGCAACATTTTGAATTGGACTCTCTTCTTCTATTTGTAATGTCATCTGGAATTGTTCATCTATAAAATCAGCCTTCCATTTTGCAATTACTCGTTCTTCATAGACGAACTGTGACCATTCTTCCATTTCTTTATCGATTCTAATTTTATGGTTACCCTCGAGTATTGTCAGGGTTGGAATGCTAAGACGCCAATTTTCATATGTAATAATCACTTTCTTATTTGTAATTAAATTCGTTCCTTCAAACCACATTCTACCTTTTTGCACAATCTTTTTACAGCTGAATATTTTACTGCCATCGTTGTTTTTTACATCGTATTGTACAAAATAGCGATATTCAAAAACACGATCGACAAACTTTTTTAGGCCGTTACTATACTGACGTTGTACGTAACAAACTACTTCACCTGATTCATCGATTACAGCATGTTGATCGGTTGATTCAATTTGTTGCGGATGAGTATATTGATAAATTCTCATAAATTCTCCTTTTAATAGTAAATCCATTACAGCTTATTCACTAGCACTATATTAGTATAGGTGCAATTAAAGAATGAATAAAGCTACCATTTCTACATCCATTTAAGGTTCTGGTGCAAACGTGACTTGTATTTACAAATTAATTGCCATTGCGTCGAAGTTTTTGCACCTAAACCGGGATTTTTTTATAAACAATCAAACTGATGATGTTTTAAGCCGCACTATTTAAAATAGCAAAAATTGAAGTTTCTTTTTATGTGAAAAAATCAGAGGTGTCTTAAAAGATTGAACGTTAAGGTAATATATCTCTCTATTTTATAAATATTGGGTTGAATATGACATTAATATAGGGATAATGTCATAATTCCACCTTATTTGTAATGATATTTATCAAACTAAAAAGAAATGTAACGGAATCGTTCTGTAAAACGAGTATCAGCTCATGTTAGTGTAATACCAACGAGGCCACAGGAGGTAGCACCCATGAAAAACACTTACATGAAAACATTAGTTTTAACTTGTGTAGCTACATTTACATTTATAGGGCTACAAAATAGTACGGTCGAGGCTATTACCAAATATCAAGTTGTAAAAGGAGATAGCCATTGGAAACTTGGACAACAATATGGTATAACCATTGATGATAGAAAACAAGACCATAATCGTCATGACGATTGGATTTATACAAAAGAAATGTTGCAAATTCCGAATAAATTAAAAGTAGTATCCATACAATCATCAAAACCTGAAATAGAAAGGCCAAAAAAAGAACCAGAGAAACCGGCCATTTCAATTTCAAATAAAGAGAAAGACTTATTTGCCCGATTGGTAGAAGCTGAAGCAAAAGGTGAATCATATAAAGGAAAAGTAGCAGTTGCGACTGTTGTATTAAATCGAGTGGATTCTCCTGAATTTCCAAATAATATTACAGATGTTATTAATCAAGTAGTAGGCAATAGCTATGCTTTTTCACCTGTTCAAAATGGTGAAATTAGTAAACCCGCATCAGATGAGTCGAAACGAGCAGTGGATGAAGCATTAATGAGGAAAGATCGTTTAAATAATTCAATGTATTTTTATAACCCAGATATTGCAACCGATGATTGGATTCGTACTCGTAACGTCGTGAAGACAATTGGTAATCATGTATTTGCAAAATAAAATAATGAATAAAGAGCCGTCCACCGTTATATTTAGGTAATACATGATAAAGTCAATAAAATCATAGGCAGGAACATATTTGATATGTACAATATGTTCCTGCCTTTTTGTTATGGCTGTTTTAGAATAAAGTTTAATCAAATGGATACTAATAACTTCAATAAATGAACAAGAGGAAAGAGCGTGTTTTGAAAATTCATACTCTGATTCAATCTTATTCATTAGGATTTTAAATTCTTCATTTTTCATTCATGGTATCTATATCATTATTTTATATGCTAATCTATAATTATCACCAATAATTCCTAAATGATAAATATGATAGTTTTATTATTTTCATCTACCTACATCATCCTTTGGCTGATATTATTCCTGAATAGAAAGGAAAAGGGCCTACGCTATTACTATGCCATAAAGGAGTTGTTATCACCGTAATGGGCATCTTTCGTTCTATCTTTACTAACATATTATCTCTATTTGCTCAAGTATTTAAAATTCAACAACATTGGATATGGGAAGTCTTAAGTTTATTGATGAGTATTGTGGCTATCGGACTTTTGATATGGGGATTAATTGCCCTATTTTCACATAAGGAAGAAGCTATTACAAACAAATATAAACGAATCATATATAACGTTTCTTTTTATTCTTTAGTAGGATTACAAATTGGCTTTCTTTTATTTTTTATGGGCTTTATTGGGATAAGTATCTTGGTTATCGGACTTTTAATTTTGGGATTGGTTGCCCTATTTTCACATAAAGAAGAAACCATTATAAACAAATATAAACGCATATTGTATAGCGTTTCTTTTTATTCTTTAGTAGGGTTACAAATTGTCCTTCTCTTATTTTTTATAAGTCGGATTGGAATTACCATTTATATCGCAAGTTCCGATTCCAAACTAAAGGATTACACTTTTGATGCTCAAGCACTGCAATATGAATTAACGAATATTTTTATCTACGATCAAAAAGGAAATCCAGTATATAAAGTCGTTCATAATAGTACCAACAGAGATGTTGTGACGTTAGATGAAATGCCTACTCAACTACAACGTGCGTTTGTGGATGTTGAAGACAAACAATTCTATCAACACATCGGTGTATCCATTGAAGGATACATTCGTGCCTTTTTTTATGAAATGATTCGTCCATCACAAAAAATGCACGGAGGAAGTACCATTACACAACAATTGATTAAAAATGTGAACGGGGACATATACAATAGAAATGTCTTACACAAATTTCAAGAAGCCCTTTTATCCATCATTATCGAGAGCAAATATAGCAAAGAAGAAATTCTCGAAATGTATTTAAATCGGATTTATTTAGGAGAAGGCGTATATGGGGTAGGTACAGCTGCGAGACAATATTTTAATAAAAACGTTTATGATTTAACCTTAGTTGAAAGTGCGTATTTAGCTGGTTTACCAAAAGCACCTTCTACATATACAGAAGACTTAAAAGCAGGAAATCAACGTAAAAATATTGTCTTGCAAGCAATGAAAGAGAATGAAACCATCACAGAAAACCAATATCAAAAAGCGGTACAACAAACCGTTGTATTGAAACAAGCCAAGACCAAACAGACTTCTGCTTTAGATTCATATGTTGATTATGTATTAAAAGAAGCAAAAGAAGATTATGAACTGAGTGATAAAGATTTACAAAGTAACGGGTATCATATTTATACGTATTTAGATACTGAATTTCAACAGCATATGTACCAAACGGCTCAATCTTTTTCTTACAAAGACGATCGAGAATCCAAAGACAAAAAAGTGCAAGTAGGGATAGCTGCTGTCGATAACGACAATGGAAACATCATTGCTTTATATGGAGGACGGGATTTTGTCAGAGGATATTTAAATCGTTCGTATCAGTATTATCAACCAGGTTCTATTATTAAACCACTTGTTGTGTATGCACCTGCTTTGGAAACAGGAAAATGGAATGCACAATCCGCCGTCGTTGATGAAAAAACAAATTTTAACGGCTATTCTCCTAAAAATGCAGGAGAAAAATATGGAGGCAAAATCACACTAGAACAAGCCATAATTCGTTCAGCCAACATCCCTGCTGTTGCAGTATTTCAAGACATCGGCATAAAAACTGGTGTAAAAGTATTAGAAAAAATGAACATCGAGATACAAGGAAAAGACAAACAGTTACACTTGGCATTAGGCGGAATGGAAAAAGGGGTTACCCCTATTCAAATGGCACAATCGTATGCTGTCTTTCCTAACTACGGATACTTTAAACCAGCGAAAGCCATTAAGTTGATCAAAAATAAAAACGGAGAGTTCGTTCAAAAGAAGGAACAAGCCGAAATAAAAGGTATCGATGTTTTTACATCAGAAACCGCTTATCATATGACTGAAATGTTGCAAAAAGTCATAACCGAGCCAAATGGAACAGGAAAGAACGCTAAAATTGGTGTTCCTGTTGCAGGAAAAACAGGTACAACGGAAGAAGAAGGAACAAATGGAGGAATTCGAGATGCTTGGTTTGTTGGGTATACACCAAATGTGACGATGTCCGTCCATTTAGGGTTTGATCAACCAGGTAAGACCCTCTATCTAACGACTTCAGGTGGCGATAATCCAGCTACCTTATTTGCTCGTATTATGAAAGAATCACGTAAAAATACGGCTTCGGTTGCTTTTCAAAAACCACAAAGCGTGAAAGAAATAGAAGAAAGAACAGCAAAAGAAGCGGAAAATACAAGCCTTATACAAGATTCAAAAAAGAAATTATCTGAAATGAAATCTTCTATCGCTTCCTTTTTCGAACGTTTCGTTCAAAACATTAAAACAGAGTAACTAGATAAAAATAGCAGATCATACGTCTGCTGTCAGACTGTAGACAAACTCAATGAAAATCGAGTTTGCTTACAGTCTGACATTCCAATAGGAATCTATATACCTCTTTCAAAAAATGAAGTAAGGAATCTAATGCCTCATTGGTATGCGATACTTTAAACTTTTTCTGTAAGGCTTCCCCTTATCTAAAAATACTTGAACTTGACTTTCCCCTCTGGAAACATCCAGATCAACTACTGGATTCATTATTTATCTCTTCCTCTCTCAAATTACCTACCAGTAACCCCTAACCATTTGGAGGAAAACGGCGGAAACGATGTATTCGTAAACGGGAATAACTCGCTGATTGTGCAAAACCACTTGCATCAAAACATGCATAACGGGATCTTTGTATGAAGTATGATTAAAACTTTGGTTTCTTTTTGGTTATTTGACTGTACTACGTACGTGAAGCCAAATGGTTACTTTCTCGAATATCGTTCCTGTAATTATAAAGTGACTAGTTAATAAGAATAAACGAAATGTTCATCCCCCTTCACCCCACCTCTGCAATTTCTTCAATAGTGTAGTATGATGAACACCTAGTTCTTTTGCTGCTTTTCTAATAGAGTTATTTCTATTGATGGCTTCTTCTACAATCATTTTTTCATAGTTTTCAATTTGGTTTTTCAAGTTTTTAGGAAAAAGTTTGTATGCAGAATGAAAAATATGTCGAGGCAAGTGCTCGGGTTTGATGATCACCTCTGGAATCGAGACAATTAAGCTTTCCATGATGTTCTTTAATTCACGGATATTCCCTGGCCAATGGTAATCTTGCAAAACTTGTTTCGTCTTCGGTAGAAGTTCCTTTTCAATTCGGTATTGCTCTTTAAAATTATAGAAGAAGTGATCAATTAATACATCGATGTCTCCTAGTCTTTCCCTTAGTGGGGGAACTTCAATTTGAACGACAGCTATTCTATAAAATAAATCCTCTCGAAATTCTCCAGCATGCATTTTTTTCTCTAAATCTCGATTGGTAGCCGAAATAATACGTATATCAATTTTCTTTGATTTATTGCTCCCTATTCTCTGTACCTTTTTATCTTGTATCACTCGTAAAAGCTTAGCCTGAAGCGGTAATGGCATTTCACCAATCTCATCCAACAAGAATGTTCCACCATCTGCTAACTCCAACAAGCCCATTTTCCCTTCTTTCTTTGAACCAGTAAATGCTCCCCCTTCATATCCAAAAAGCTCAGATTCCAAAAGGGCTTCAGGGATGGCCGCACAATTGACTTTTATTAGCGGCTTTTTGTGACGGTCACTCATATGATGAATCAGATTAACAATCTCCTCCTTACCCGCTCCAGAAGGTCCCGTAATAAGAATACTTGTTGGAAAAGGAGCTACTTGTTCCACTTTTTGAACAATTTCCTTCATCTGTGGACTATTAAACAGAAATTGAGACTTCTGTTCTCCTACAAAATCGAATGTAAAACGATGGTTGTTAAGTTTAGAAATCGTTTCAACACGTTCTAAATCATTTTTTAATTGGTTTAAATAAGTTATATCACGAACGCTGGAAACAACCATTTCAATGTTTCCATCCTGATTAAAGACAGGTCTCCCTGTCACAATGACATCCTTTTTTCTACCTAATTTTTGCATTATTGAAAGAGTTTTTTTCTGTTCTAAAACCATTAATGATGCAGACTGATCAATATACCCTTCGTTTATTAAATCCCCCATGTACCTGCCTACAAGATCCTTTCGCTTAAAGCCAGATAATTTTTCATAAGCAGCATTAACATAGAGCGTGATTCCTTCTGGATTCACAATATAAATTCCATCAGGAACAAATTCAAGAACGGTTAATAATCTTTGTATAACGACGGAGGATGGATATTGAATTAAAAGGTTCATTTTCCTCACCTCTCCCTTTTGTGGTGAATTTTTTCTATCTAGCAAAGAAAATTGTAACCACTTTCCACATCTCCATATACATAATTTAACATATTAGTATGAAAATTTTCACCAATTTCGAACTATCGGAATGGGACAAGGCTTTAAGTAGACTTGGCATAGTTTTTGCATTATTACATGTAAGGAAAAGAGGAGGCCTAACAAAAGACTTTTTATTCATGGTCAATGAATTTTAAATGCTAAATGTTATTCATTTTAATCTATAGGGGGAATCTCAATGGCAAATATTATTCAACCAACTCCAAAACTTTATGTATTGGATACAGGAACAATGAAAATGAACAAAAATTATATGATAGCCATGCACAATCCAGCAAGTATTGATACTCCAAATCCACCTGCTGAGTTTGTAGAATTTCCAGTTTATGCAGTATTAATTGATCATCCAGAAGGGAAAATTCTATTTGACACTGGCTGTAACCCAGAAGGTATGGAAAAAAATGGACGATGGCCTGAAGGAGTTCAAAAGCTCTTCCCTTCCTTTCAAGATGAGTCATGCTATCTGATTAATCGTTTAGAGCAATTAAATACGCGTCCTGAAGATATTAAATATGTGGTTGCTTCCCACCTTCATCTTGATCATGCTGGTTGCTCAGAATTATTTACAAACGCTACCATTATCGTTCATGATACGGAGCTCTCTAATACAATGAAGCAGTATGCGATGACAAAAGACATGGGTGCCTATATATGGGCGGATGTGAATGCCTGGATAAATAATGGGCTAAAGTGGAAGACAGTTATGCCGCATGAAGATGAATTAGAGCTTGCAAAAGGTGTAAAAATATTAAACTTCGGACCTGGACATGCCTGGGGACTACTTGGATTACATGTTCAATTACCTGGTGCAGGCGGAATTATTTTAGCCTCCGATGCGGTATACACATCTGAAAGCTACGGTCCACCAGTTAAAATGCCAGGAATTATCTATGATTCTCTTGGATATTTAAACGCAGTAGAAAAAATTAGAAAATATGCAGAACGAACAAAGTCCCAAGTCTGGTTTGGTCATGATTCTGAGCAGTTTAGGAAGTTTATTAAATCAACGGACGGGTTTTATGAATAATACGAAGTAAAGATTCAACTAGTCTCATGTCATGCTATCGACTATGTTTCATGAGACTACTTTTCTAGATTTCATTTTTGGCGTAAGGAAATGGAGGTACTATCGACTTGATTAATGTAGATACATTATATTTTGGTTCATTTATTAATGGTCATGAGAGAAAGAAAGATGGCAGAAAGGATTTAACGGTATGTAACCCCTATAACAATGAAGTCATTGGAAGAATATCATGCGCAACAGCGGATGATGTAAAAGATGCTGTCGATACCGCACATCGTGTTTTTCAGGATACGATGAAAAAAATGCCCGCATATGAACGCTCTGAAATTTTACGAAAAACGGCGGATCTATTAGAAAGTAAAGCTGAAGCATTTGCCGAATTACTTTCCTTAGAAGCTGGTAAACCAATTCGTGAAAGCAGAGGCGAAGTAGCACGGGCCGTCCAAGTTTTGCGCTTTGCATCTGAAGGAGCCAAGTCTATTTATGGAGAACAGATTCCTATATGCTGGGCAGGCATGTGTTTCGGCACAACGAATCTACGTGCAAGAAAATGTATATGAACAGTTTATAGATAAACTCGTTGCAAAAGTAAAAGCACTAAAAACAGGAAATCCACTGGATGAATCGACAGATATGGGACCCATGATTACAGAAGAAGCAGCCAAACGAGCTGAATTATGGATTAAAGAAGCTGCTGCACAAGGCGCTACAGTATTAACCGGCGGCAATCGTCATAGAGCTATGCTTGAGCCAACCGTCATAGTTGATGTGACACACGAAATGAAAGTTGTTTGTTTAGAAGTCTTTGCACCCATCGTGACTGTAATGCGATTTTCGAAAGAAGAAGAAGTCATTGAACATGCAAATGATACTGATTTAGGATTACATGCAGGTGTCTTTACTTCGGATATAAACAGAGCACTACGGGTAGCAGATGCAATTGAAACAGGCGGTGTTTGGGTCAACGAAGTTTCAGTTCGCCGCTATGACCATATTCCTTATGGCGGTGTGAAAAATAGCGGCATTGGTAAAGAAGGCGTTAAATATGCGATTGAGGATATGACAGATACAAAGTTTTTAGGGATTAAACTATTGTAAGTACTCATATTCTGACTGATTAACTTTAATGAATTCTATTTGAGGGGTTGATGATATGAAAGTACGCTCTGCTGTATTACGTGAATTAGGAGTGGCCACACCTTATGCAAAGAGCCGTCCCATTAAGATTGAAACGCTAGAGCTAGATTCCCCAAAGCATGAAGAGGTTTTAGTTCAGATTAAGGCAGCTAGTCTCTGTCACTCCGATTTATCTGTCATAAATGGAAGCAGACCTAGACCGCTGCCTATGGCATTAGGACATGAAGCTTCAGGTATTGTAGTAGAAGTCGGAGATGGTGTCACAGATTTAGAGTCAGGTGATCATGTTGTTTGTGTATTTGTTCCTAGCTGCGGGCACTGTATCCCATGTAAAGAAGGACGTCCTGCGCTATGTGAACCTGGTGCAGCATCGAATACCGAAGGAACATTAATTAGCGGAGGAATACGATTGCATACAGATGCAGAAGATGTCAATCATCATGTCGGTGTATCCGCCTTTTCAGAATATTCAGTTGTATCAAGGAATTCGTTAATAAAAGTAGAAAAAGATATCCCTTTTGAAAAGCTTGCCCTTTTCGGCTGTGCAGTTATTACTGGAGTCGGTGCAGTTGTTAATACAGCTAATATCAAATTGGGAAGTACAGTCGCAATTGTCGGGCTTGGAGGCATTGGATTAAGTGCCCTTCTTGGCGCAGCAGCTGCAGGTGCCAGCAGAGTTATTGCAGTAGACATTAATGAAACTAAATTAAAGCAAGCAAGAGAGTTAGGAGCAACAGATACATTCAACTCAAAAGATCCTGACATAGTAAAGCTTATTCGAGAAGCAACCGGCGGAGGACTTGATTATGTATTTGAAACTGCTGGTGTTGTCCCTGCAATGGAAGTTGCCTACCGAATAACAAAACGAGGTGGAACTACTGTTACAACAGGACTTCCACATCCAGAACATCATTTTTCATTCCCTTATGTCAGCTTAACAGCGGAAGAAAGAACTTTAAAAGGTTCCTACGTTGGTAGTTGTGTTCCAGATAGAGATATCCCTAACTTTATCAATCTATTTAAACAAAATCGTTTGCCAGTTGATAAATTAGTGACAGATTTTATTTCGTTGGATGAAATTAATGAAGGATTTGATAAGTTAGCAAAGGGTGATTCCTCAAGGATTATTATTAGGTTTTAGGTTGTAATATTATTAATGATAAATTTTCGGAGGTGTTCCTATTAATGAGTCCACCTCCTTATCAATATTAAACTGGACTATGTGGTTCAATCGGTTCTGGTGCAAAAATTTCAAAATATCTGCAGGTAATCTCCCAAACTTGGACATACTGATACTAGTACTCTAAAAAAGGATGTGGTCAGTATGGAAAAGCAAAATCTATTCAAGTGGAAACATTATATTTTATTAACCGTGAGATGGTACCTGCGGTACAACCTCAGTTTTCGTGATTTAGTCGAAATGATGGAAGAACGCGGACTATCTATTGCTCATACACCCCATTAGGAATCTATATATCTTTCAAATAAATGCAGTCTTTGCACCAGAACAAAATGGAGTAATAAGAAAGGGAAAGAGTAAAATTTCACTCTTTCCCTCAACAATTATGCTGTTTGTTTTGTTTCACTTTCTTTAGCATTGCTTTGATTTTTAAAATAACCTGCTGCAAGTATCATGACTGTTACGATAGCTAGAATTGCATACGACATAACCCCATGTGGAATATCAACCAGACTATTTAAACTTTTATCTTTTAAAATCATCTCTCCTGCTGTCCAAGAAAGAATCCCGGCACCCGCATATGCAATCCAGGAGTATTTTTCCATAGCTTTAACAATAAATTTTGAGCCAAAAATCATGATAGGAATACTAATAATTACACCAAGAGCGATCATCCCGATATGACCATGAGCAGCCCCTGCTACAGCGACTACGTTATCCAAGCTCATAACAGCATCTGCAATAATAATTGTTTGAATGGCTTTGGATAGACTATTATGTGACTTAATATCTGTATCCTCTTCACCTTCAACCAATACCTTGTACGCAATCCAGAGAAGAAGGGCACCACCGATAAGATTTACGTATGGGATTTGCAGTAGGTATACAATAATTGCTGCGAATCCAATTCGCAAAATAACAGCTCCTGCTGTTCCCCAGAAAATGGCTTTATTTTGTAATTCTTTGGGCAGATTTCTTGTTGCCATCGCAATTACTACTGCATTATCCCCTGAAAGGATGATATCAATTAGTATAATTTTAAGTAATGCGATTAGCGCTCCCGATGAAACAGCAACAGCAAGTGTTAGAAATAAGTTTTCCATGTTTGTTCATTTCTCCTTTTTATTAAGCAGGTATTATACCTGTAAACCATATAATGATATTTAAAGTTTATTTTGAACCGGTAGTCCATCTCACCCCCCAGTTAAAAGCTCTATCCATCTCTGTATGTCCATTGAAGTATTCCACAACTTTTTTAACACTCATTGTCTGACCGTTTGCACTTTTCAAAAGGGCAATGGTACACATCCCTCTTCCATTTTGGTGTGCGTCTAGTTGTACCACAATATCTGGTCCATTTTGTTGGTCTAACGTCATCATTGATACGAAGATTCTTTTCACTTACGGATGTACCAACTA from Peribacillus asahii carries:
- a CDS encoding TerC family protein, whose product is MENLFLTLAVAVSSGALIALLKIILIDIILSGDNAVVIAMATRNLPKELQNKAIFWGTAGAVILRIGFAAIIVYLLQIPYVNLIGGALLLWIAYKVLVEGEEDTDIKSHNSLSKAIQTIIIADAVMSLDNVVAVAGAAHGHIGMIALGVIISIPIMIFGSKFIVKAMEKYSWIAYAGAGILSWTAGEMILKDKSLNSLVDIPHGVMSYAILAIVTVMILAAGYFKNQSNAKESETKQTA